Proteins from one Chlorogloeopsis sp. ULAP01 genomic window:
- a CDS encoding sorbosone dehydrogenase family protein: MIPLTKPKYFLIGCALALGLAVPASSQQPEQQRIERMEGYLATPQRLEFKESLLQQLQLPPGFQISVFAKDLGNPRNLVVAPNGTVYVTRREQGDVIALRDTNKDGRANQQRTVASGLKFVNGITIHQNRLYFVTDTHLYATDLLANGREGKLQTLISDIPDGGQHPNRTIGFGPDGMLYLSVGSTCNACDEPNEEHATLLQVQPDGSKRSIYAKGLRNTIGFAWHPQTKELWGMDHGSDWRGNDQPPEELNLIQQGKNYGWPFCWGDRRPDVYLPANPEGKSKEEYCATTEPPVLTYTAHSAPLDFIFYTASQFPAEYRNDVFVTMRGSWNRNPPVGYKVVRLRFQNGKPTQFEDFVTGFLTKDAKAQFGRPVGLAIAPDGSLLFADDTNGVIYRVSYTGTKPSPR; encoded by the coding sequence ATGATTCCACTAACAAAACCAAAGTATTTCTTAATTGGATGTGCTTTAGCATTGGGACTTGCTGTTCCTGCCAGTTCCCAACAGCCAGAACAACAAAGAATCGAGCGGATGGAAGGTTACTTGGCAACGCCCCAGCGACTAGAGTTCAAAGAATCTCTGTTGCAACAGTTGCAACTACCTCCCGGATTTCAAATCAGTGTATTTGCTAAAGACTTAGGTAATCCCCGTAACTTAGTAGTAGCTCCCAATGGCACAGTTTATGTTACCCGTCGCGAACAAGGTGATGTCATAGCACTGAGGGACACAAATAAAGATGGACGTGCTAACCAACAACGCACTGTGGCATCAGGGCTAAAATTTGTGAATGGTATTACCATTCATCAAAATCGTCTTTATTTTGTCACTGATACCCATTTATACGCCACTGATTTACTTGCAAATGGTAGAGAGGGCAAACTACAAACTCTAATTAGTGACATACCTGATGGCGGACAACACCCTAACCGTACCATAGGCTTTGGCCCTGATGGTATGCTTTATCTTTCCGTAGGTAGCACTTGCAATGCTTGTGACGAACCCAATGAAGAACACGCTACTCTTTTACAAGTCCAACCTGACGGCAGTAAGCGCTCTATCTATGCCAAAGGGCTGCGAAATACCATCGGCTTTGCTTGGCATCCCCAAACAAAAGAACTTTGGGGAATGGATCATGGTTCAGATTGGCGAGGCAATGATCAGCCACCTGAAGAATTGAACTTGATTCAACAGGGAAAAAATTATGGTTGGCCATTTTGTTGGGGCGATCGTCGTCCTGATGTGTATCTACCAGCTAATCCAGAGGGAAAAAGTAAGGAAGAATACTGTGCTACAACTGAACCGCCAGTGCTTACTTACACAGCCCATAGTGCGCCCTTAGACTTTATTTTTTATACCGCTTCTCAATTTCCAGCAGAGTATCGCAACGATGTTTTCGTTACTATGCGGGGTTCTTGGAATCGCAATCCTCCCGTAGGATATAAAGTCGTGCGTTTGCGTTTTCAAAATGGCAAACCTACTCAGTTTGAAGACTTTGTGACAGGTTTCTTGACAAAAGATGCAAAGGCACAGTTTGGTAGACCGGTTGGTTTAGCGATCGCGCCAGATGGTTCGCTGCTGTTTGCTGATGATACTAACGGCGTAATTTATCGCGTCTCCTACACAGGTACAAAACCATCACCTCGTTAG
- a CDS encoding ferrous iron transporter B — MAHCHSSNSGIASLTSKPGVKRVAVMGMPNVGKSTLFNRITKAGAFVGNWPGVTVDLLEAEVELDGQKVEFVDLPGIYDLEGYSEDERVVQSFFETYPVDLVLVILNAAQIDRQIRLPLQVKALGMTAVVILNMADEARHFGIKIDEHKLAEKLEMPVVLVSAKYGSGYAIALHKITQELAQERVPIAPKELKRQIETHPSIPESQIQEVLADTVEMPSRLFKTLTERLDAVLLHPLLGLPLFFLSIYLMFEFVWLVGLPLQDVADAITGWLQEVAIAPVTVNLSEFWRGFLVDGLYGGLATVASFIPLVITFFFMMAIVEDSGYFSRAAYMMDSLMYRFGMDGRSFVLLVMGFGCNIPAIMGTRVMRSRALRLLTILIVPFALCSARLTVFVFIIDALFDRTWGPLVLFSLYLFSFLVALLTGLIMKGHFQNREPFVIELPPYRFPTLQQILLRGWGELKHFLQRATGFITAGVAGVWLLSNLPQGTANPVGMVVTIPLLVGMVTGWDAVQAFLQRAGGLVAIGVLGVWLLTHLPGNENVSYATRIGEFFAPVLNPAGIPKELTVALIFGFIAKEILVGSLATIYNLTDPNAVQATLAQTISPIQAYSFMLFCLLYTPCLATVATIRSESKSIRFTLVSVTYGLIWAWVVSTLFYQGARLLGLS; from the coding sequence ATGGCACATTGTCATAGTTCTAATTCAGGAATCGCCTCGCTGACATCGAAGCCTGGAGTAAAGCGAGTCGCTGTCATGGGGATGCCCAATGTAGGTAAATCCACATTGTTTAATCGTATTACTAAGGCAGGAGCCTTTGTAGGTAATTGGCCTGGTGTGACAGTTGACTTGCTGGAGGCAGAAGTCGAACTAGACGGACAAAAGGTGGAGTTCGTTGATCTGCCAGGAATCTATGACTTGGAGGGTTATTCTGAAGATGAGCGAGTCGTGCAAAGCTTTTTTGAAACCTATCCAGTAGATTTGGTATTAGTAATTCTTAATGCTGCTCAGATTGATCGCCAGATTCGTCTACCCTTGCAAGTGAAAGCCCTGGGAATGACAGCTGTAGTTATTCTGAACATGGCAGATGAGGCTAGACATTTTGGCATCAAAATAGATGAGCACAAACTAGCAGAAAAGCTAGAAATGCCTGTGGTACTAGTGAGTGCTAAGTATGGTAGTGGCTATGCGATCGCCCTCCACAAAATCACTCAGGAATTAGCACAAGAACGAGTTCCCATTGCTCCCAAAGAACTAAAGCGCCAGATAGAAACCCATCCCTCGATACCAGAATCGCAAATTCAGGAAGTTCTAGCAGACACGGTGGAAATGCCCTCGCGCTTGTTCAAGACTTTGACGGAACGCCTAGATGCAGTGTTGCTGCATCCGCTACTAGGGCTACCGTTGTTCTTCCTGTCTATTTATTTGATGTTTGAGTTTGTTTGGCTGGTGGGATTGCCATTACAGGATGTAGCCGATGCGATAACTGGATGGTTGCAGGAGGTAGCCATTGCTCCGGTGACAGTCAATTTATCAGAGTTTTGGCGGGGCTTTCTGGTAGATGGGCTTTATGGTGGATTAGCTACGGTGGCATCATTTATTCCCTTAGTCATCACATTTTTCTTCATGATGGCAATAGTGGAAGATAGCGGTTACTTCTCCAGAGCAGCCTACATGATGGATTCCTTGATGTATCGCTTTGGCATGGATGGACGCAGTTTTGTGTTGCTGGTTATGGGGTTTGGGTGTAATATCCCAGCAATCATGGGAACGCGAGTGATGCGATCGCGGGCATTACGCTTGTTAACAATTCTGATCGTTCCCTTTGCCCTCTGTTCGGCACGGTTAACAGTATTTGTGTTTATCATCGATGCTCTGTTTGATCGCACTTGGGGGCCATTAGTGCTGTTCTCACTTTACTTGTTCAGTTTCCTGGTAGCACTACTAACTGGATTAATAATGAAAGGGCATTTTCAAAACCGGGAGCCATTTGTGATTGAACTACCTCCCTATCGCTTTCCCACACTCCAGCAAATCTTGCTGCGAGGATGGGGTGAATTGAAGCATTTCCTGCAACGGGCGACAGGATTTATTACAGCAGGGGTGGCTGGTGTTTGGCTGTTGAGCAATCTACCTCAAGGTACGGCAAACCCGGTTGGAATGGTAGTTACCATCCCACTTTTGGTTGGCATGGTTACGGGTTGGGATGCAGTGCAAGCATTCTTGCAGCGAGCAGGTGGATTGGTGGCGATCGGTGTGTTAGGCGTCTGGTTGCTAACCCATTTACCAGGCAACGAGAACGTCAGCTATGCTACTCGCATTGGAGAGTTTTTCGCCCCTGTTCTAAATCCGGCTGGCATACCCAAGGAGTTAACTGTTGCTTTGATTTTTGGGTTCATTGCCAAGGAAATTTTAGTGGGTTCTCTAGCAACCATTTACAATCTCACCGATCCTAATGCTGTTCAGGCAACCCTAGCTCAGACAATTTCACCAATTCAAGCTTACAGTTTCATGCTCTTTTGTCTGCTTTACACCCCTTGTTTGGCAACAGTCGCTACTATCCGCAGCGAATCTAAGAGTATCCGGTTTACCCTTGTCTCAGTTACCTATGGGCTGATCTGGGCGTGGGTGGTGAGTACACTGTTTTATCAAGGAGCGAGATTACTAGGGTTGAGTTAG
- a CDS encoding iron uptake porin — protein MPVKASEYGEKDITPNERSMAEVTSVYQLSDVQPTDWVFVALQSLIEQYSCITNKRDRTYQSNRPLTRYEFAVELNVCINAIYQQQVNQLSQLPQVDIAKIKRLQDEFAIELLSLQNHMEVLEMKTANLKSKQFSTTTTLSGSIVAVVSGLTGDSADGNSDTQIESNIALNYRARLNLITSLTGKDRLLVRLQSSNRVPNFNGASGTNMTRLSFEVGNTNDKLDINLLEYRFPVSESLNLYLFANAASHHYYATVLNPYFASFGGAKGSPSRFLERNPIYRIGFISPAGVAAVYNVNQAIRLDLGYLAENAGNLNEGLFRGTYSALAQLSFKPAQNLELGLTYLRNYSADGNLLHRTGSNFSNIPFGANVPLVSNAYGMEALWRIAPKMSVSGWFGYINAERVDGIDSEADIINYAVNFAFLDLFKESAIGGLGLGVPPKVVSNTIASREDRETGLHLEAFYQFPITDNITLIPGIIYLINPNHNDNDGDIFVGTIRTVFNF, from the coding sequence TTGCCAGTCAAGGCATCTGAATATGGGGAGAAGGATATCACACCTAATGAGCGATCGATGGCTGAAGTTACTTCGGTTTATCAGTTATCCGATGTACAACCAACAGATTGGGTTTTTGTAGCACTGCAATCTTTAATTGAGCAGTATAGTTGCATTACAAATAAACGCGATCGTACTTATCAGAGTAATCGACCTTTAACTCGTTATGAATTTGCCGTTGAGTTGAATGTTTGTATCAACGCAATTTATCAACAACAGGTAAATCAGCTTTCACAACTACCACAAGTAGATATTGCGAAAATTAAACGGCTACAAGATGAGTTTGCAATAGAGTTATTGTCTTTGCAAAATCATATGGAAGTTTTGGAAATGAAGACTGCTAACTTAAAATCCAAGCAATTTTCTACCACAACTACATTAAGCGGTTCTATTGTTGCTGTTGTTAGCGGTTTGACTGGAGATAGCGCCGATGGTAATTCCGATACCCAAATCGAATCGAATATTGCCTTGAATTATCGCGCGCGCTTAAACTTAATTACTAGCCTTACAGGCAAAGATAGATTACTAGTTCGCCTTCAGTCTTCTAACAGAGTACCAAATTTCAACGGTGCTTCTGGCACCAATATGACACGCCTTTCTTTTGAAGTAGGAAACACTAACGACAAACTAGATATAAATTTGCTGGAATATCGCTTTCCTGTTAGTGAAAGTCTTAATCTTTACCTGTTTGCTAACGCCGCATCCCATCATTACTACGCCACAGTTCTTAATCCCTATTTTGCTAGCTTTGGTGGAGCAAAAGGTTCTCCCTCCCGCTTTTTGGAACGTAATCCCATCTATCGGATTGGATTTATTAGTCCGGCTGGTGTAGCAGCAGTTTACAACGTCAACCAAGCAATTCGTTTGGATTTAGGATATTTAGCAGAAAATGCTGGCAATCTAAATGAAGGATTATTTCGGGGAACTTATAGTGCTTTGGCACAACTTTCTTTTAAACCTGCACAAAATTTAGAATTAGGTTTAACTTATCTGCGCAACTATTCTGCTGATGGAAATTTATTACATCGAACAGGTAGTAATTTTAGTAATATTCCCTTTGGTGCAAATGTACCTTTAGTATCAAATGCTTATGGTATGGAAGCTTTGTGGAGAATTGCACCCAAGATGTCTGTAAGTGGCTGGTTTGGGTATATTAATGCAGAGCGAGTTGATGGTATTGATAGTGAAGCTGATATAATTAACTATGCTGTAAATTTTGCTTTCCTTGATTTGTTTAAAGAAAGCGCCATCGGTGGCTTGGGGTTGGGAGTGCCACCTAAAGTAGTAAGTAATACAATTGCTTCTCGTGAAGATAGAGAGACGGGTTTACATTTAGAAGCGTTTTATCAATTTCCCATCACAGACAATATCACACTAATTCCTGGCATTATCTATTTGATTAACCCTAATCATAATGATAATGATGGTGATATTTTTGTTGGAACAATTAGGACTGTATTTAACTTTTAA
- a CDS encoding phage holin family protein, producing the protein MAGLILTLLVTAVSFLIISRLPFLGIEIDGFGKAVITAIVFGILNAILLPILTVFTLPLIILSIGLFFFVLNAIIFGLAAAIVPGFSLRYGFWSALLGSIALAIINSILLRLVAQFT; encoded by the coding sequence ATGGCTGGTCTGATCCTGACCTTGTTAGTCACTGCTGTGAGCTTTTTAATTATTTCTAGACTCCCATTTTTAGGAATTGAAATAGATGGCTTTGGTAAAGCAGTAATTACCGCTATAGTTTTTGGTATTCTTAATGCTATTTTGCTGCCCATTCTGACTGTGTTTACTTTACCACTGATTATTCTGAGCATAGGATTATTCTTCTTTGTTTTAAATGCCATCATCTTTGGTTTAGCGGCTGCAATCGTACCAGGATTTAGTTTGCGTTATGGTTTTTGGAGTGCTTTATTAGGTTCAATTGCCCTAGCAATTATTAACTCAATTCTTCTCAGACTGGTAGCACAATTTACCTAA
- a CDS encoding ferric reductase-like transmembrane domain-containing protein → MRSLLMHSPVVIAAGWIGAYLFITLLPLLILLIYPPLTAGGFWTDFSVALGFIALAMMALQFALTARINRVEASYGIDIILQFHRYISLVAFAFILIHPLILFIVQPETLQLLNVFTAPWRARMAVAATLALIALVVTTIWRQQLKIPYEPWRTSHGILAVLTVGLGLGHAIGVGNYLGLFWKAILWTAIALVALWLLVYVRLVKPWLMLKKPYLVEEVRAERGDVWTLALRPFGHKGFRFQPGQFAWITLDISPFRMREHPFSMSSSGEHAEKIEFSIKALGDFTNTIKDVKSGTKAFLDGPYGVFTTDRYEDSGGFVLIAGGIGITPIMSMLVTAAERKDDRPYLVIYGSKSWDDITFREELEDLKKKLDLNIIHVLREPPEDWSGETGYVDKELLERYIPKRRATRQYFICASPKMMDQVELALHDLGVPPTNIHMEHFNLV, encoded by the coding sequence ATGAGAAGTTTGTTAATGCATAGCCCTGTTGTCATTGCAGCTGGCTGGATCGGGGCATATCTATTTATTACCCTCTTACCCTTATTAATTCTGCTCATCTATCCCCCACTAACAGCAGGAGGATTTTGGACTGACTTTTCAGTTGCATTGGGTTTCATTGCTTTGGCAATGATGGCACTACAATTTGCCCTCACTGCCCGTATTAATCGTGTAGAAGCTTCCTACGGTATTGATATAATCCTCCAGTTTCACCGCTACATCTCATTGGTAGCATTTGCATTTATTCTCATCCATCCGCTAATTTTGTTTATAGTCCAACCAGAAACGCTACAACTATTAAACGTTTTTACAGCGCCGTGGCGAGCTAGAATGGCTGTTGCAGCAACATTAGCGTTGATAGCGCTAGTTGTTACAACCATCTGGCGACAGCAACTGAAGATACCTTACGAACCCTGGCGAACTTCTCATGGAATTTTGGCAGTTTTAACGGTTGGTTTGGGATTGGGACACGCTATTGGCGTGGGTAATTACTTGGGGCTATTTTGGAAAGCTATATTGTGGACAGCGATCGCCCTAGTGGCTCTGTGGTTGCTAGTTTATGTGCGTCTGGTGAAACCCTGGTTAATGCTGAAAAAGCCCTATCTGGTGGAGGAAGTAAGAGCCGAACGCGGTGATGTTTGGACACTTGCATTGCGGCCTTTTGGACATAAAGGTTTTCGCTTCCAACCCGGACAATTTGCCTGGATTACCCTCGACATCTCTCCCTTTCGGATGCGAGAACATCCATTCTCTATGTCTTCAAGTGGAGAACACGCTGAGAAGATAGAGTTTAGTATCAAAGCTTTGGGAGACTTTACCAACACCATCAAAGATGTTAAATCTGGAACTAAAGCTTTCCTAGATGGCCCTTACGGAGTATTTACTACAGATCGTTATGAAGACTCAGGCGGTTTTGTTTTGATTGCTGGGGGTATCGGCATCACACCGATAATGAGTATGTTAGTAACTGCTGCCGAACGTAAAGATGATCGCCCCTACTTAGTAATTTATGGTAGTAAAAGTTGGGACGATATCACCTTTCGCGAAGAATTAGAGGATTTGAAGAAAAAGCTAGACCTGAACATCATCCATGTTCTCAGAGAACCACCCGAAGATTGGTCAGGAGAAACTGGATATGTGGACAAGGAACTTTTAGAGCGATACATACCCAAACGACGCGCCACACGGCAATACTTTATCTGTGCATCACCCAAGATGATGGATCAAGTAGAATTAGCCTTGCATGATCTTGGAGTTCCACCCACGAACATTCACATGGAACACTTCAATCTTGTCTAA
- a CDS encoding superoxide dismutase, which produces MKSFVLQPIIWFFTGILLVSTLFACQPQQVAESPTNTTATPIQTTVPITDTRPIAFLDRQLSTNPAQLPPLPYPYNALEKAIDAETMKLHHDRHHATYVENLNEALKKYPQLQDRSVEALLRDLNSVPEDIRTAVRNNGGGHLNHTIFWQIMSPQGGGQPTGEIAQEINQTFGSFEEFRNQFNEAGGDRFGSGWVWLVRNPQGQLQITSTPNQDSPITEGSYPIMGNDVWEHAYYLRYQNRRAEYLNNWWNVVNWQEINRRAQASRQQS; this is translated from the coding sequence ATGAAATCATTTGTTTTACAGCCAATTATTTGGTTTTTTACAGGAATTTTACTAGTATCTACCTTATTTGCTTGTCAACCTCAACAGGTAGCAGAGTCACCAACAAACACTACAGCTACTCCCATACAAACAACCGTACCGATCACAGATACGCGCCCGATCGCTTTTCTAGATCGCCAACTGAGTACAAATCCCGCGCAGTTGCCACCATTACCTTACCCCTATAATGCTCTGGAGAAAGCTATTGATGCAGAAACAATGAAACTGCATCATGATAGACATCATGCAACTTATGTCGAGAATCTCAATGAAGCTTTAAAAAAATATCCACAACTGCAAGATCGAAGCGTAGAAGCTTTACTGCGCGATCTCAACAGTGTACCTGAAGATATCCGCACAGCAGTACGCAATAATGGCGGTGGTCACCTTAACCATACAATTTTCTGGCAGATTATGAGTCCTCAAGGTGGTGGGCAACCAACAGGAGAAATTGCCCAAGAAATCAATCAAACCTTTGGCAGTTTTGAGGAGTTTAGAAATCAGTTTAATGAAGCGGGAGGCGATCGCTTTGGTAGTGGTTGGGTTTGGTTGGTGCGCAATCCCCAAGGACAGCTGCAAATTACAAGTACACCTAATCAAGATAGCCCAATTACGGAAGGTTCTTACCCAATCATGGGTAATGACGTATGGGAACATGCATATTACCTCAGATACCAAAACCGCCGCGCTGAGTATTTGAATAATTGGTGGAACGTCGTCAACTGGCAGGAAATCAATAGACGCGCCCAAGCTTCACGCCAACAGAGTTAA
- a CDS encoding aminotransferase class V-fold PLP-dependent enzyme, producing MSLHRRDFLIYSGLGVASSALLSVASCTNKLMATDTTAMQAGSGSGDDWEKVRAQFNLDPNYIHMAGLLLTSHPVPVQEVIEKHQRELNQNPALYLEQNNSQLTQEVRNAAANYMGAKSSDIALTDSTTMGTALIINGLQIRENQEMLTTEFDYYSTHESLRYKAARAGAKVREIPLYQNIQKVSEAEIADTLTNAIRSETRLVTATWVHSSTGLKVPVRRIADRLAEINANRTPSDRVLLFVDGVHGLGVENATMGDLNCDFFTAGTHKWLFAPRGTGIIWGNSKSQAAISPTIPTFTRTGDWGGRMTPGGFKPFEHQWAQAEAFRFHQKLGKSRVQERIYSLSRQLKEGLANMRHITLYTPISENLSSGIVCFDVDNLSPVQVVRQLRQRNIIASDTPYSPSHARLTPGVYNTPQEIEQVLRAIRDLA from the coding sequence ATGTCTTTACACCGCAGAGATTTTCTTATTTACTCAGGTTTAGGAGTAGCTTCTAGTGCTTTATTAAGTGTTGCCAGCTGCACAAACAAGTTAATGGCAACTGATACAACAGCGATGCAAGCTGGATCGGGGAGCGGGGATGATTGGGAAAAAGTACGCGCTCAATTCAATTTAGATCCAAATTACATCCATATGGCGGGTTTACTGCTAACTTCACATCCAGTACCAGTTCAAGAGGTAATAGAAAAGCATCAACGCGAGTTAAATCAAAACCCAGCACTTTATTTAGAACAGAATAATTCCCAACTTACGCAAGAAGTTCGGAATGCAGCCGCAAACTATATGGGTGCAAAATCTAGCGATATTGCCCTTACCGACAGCACTACCATGGGAACCGCACTAATCATTAACGGTTTGCAAATCCGTGAAAATCAGGAGATGCTGACTACCGAATTTGACTATTACTCCACCCATGAGTCATTACGCTACAAGGCGGCACGTGCAGGAGCGAAGGTTCGAGAAATACCTCTCTACCAAAATATTCAAAAGGTTTCAGAAGCTGAAATTGCCGATACGCTTACTAATGCTATTCGTTCAGAAACCCGCTTAGTAACAGCAACATGGGTGCATTCCAGCACTGGCTTGAAAGTTCCCGTGCGTCGGATTGCTGATAGATTAGCAGAAATTAATGCCAATCGCACTCCAAGCGATCGCGTACTTTTATTTGTTGATGGAGTGCATGGTTTAGGTGTGGAAAACGCAACAATGGGCGACTTGAATTGTGATTTCTTCACCGCAGGAACCCACAAATGGCTATTTGCACCTCGTGGTACTGGGATAATTTGGGGTAATTCCAAATCCCAAGCAGCCATCTCACCTACGATTCCTACTTTTACGCGTACAGGTGATTGGGGAGGGAGAATGACACCGGGCGGATTTAAACCTTTTGAGCATCAGTGGGCGCAAGCAGAGGCTTTTAGATTTCACCAAAAACTAGGTAAATCAAGGGTACAAGAGCGCATCTATAGCCTCAGCCGTCAATTAAAAGAAGGGCTAGCTAATATGCGGCACATAACACTTTATACGCCTATTTCGGAAAACCTTTCCTCTGGTATTGTTTGTTTTGATGTGGATAATCTTAGCCCTGTACAGGTAGTGCGGCAACTCCGGCAGCGCAATATCATTGCTAGCGATACACCTTACTCACCTTCTCATGCGCGTCTGACACCAGGAGTGTATAACACGCCCCAGGAAATAGAGCAGGTACTAAGAGCCATTCGGGATTTAGCATGA
- a CDS encoding FeoA family protein, with protein MSVKLSVLKPGKTATIASIDANEPGLLRRLEAMGFKIGQQVKVLRKAWLNGPLHVRVGLTTEVAMRRHEADGIIVNVQD; from the coding sequence ATGAGTGTGAAACTATCGGTGCTGAAACCCGGCAAAACAGCTACCATCGCTTCCATAGACGCGAACGAACCTGGGTTGTTGAGACGACTAGAAGCAATGGGCTTCAAAATTGGACAGCAGGTAAAGGTACTGCGCAAAGCATGGTTGAATGGGCCACTACACGTGCGAGTGGGATTAACTACAGAAGTGGCAATGCGGCGGCATGAAGCAGATGGAATTATTGTGAACGTACAGGACTGA
- a CDS encoding Uma2 family endonuclease has protein sequence MATQLSQTKSPTELVISWEALPNDFQLEDEPVENTGQPILAGALRESLEISGFIQPQMLIASNFGLCATVNSQFIVKAPDWVYVPCVNQVLAERKSYTPNLEGDVPAVVMEFLSETQGEEYSVKRTYPPGKWFFYEQVLQVPTYVIFDPNGGLLEFYQLENRRYELKQPDENGRHWIDSIGLFLGTWQGTKEARTGYWLRWWDQTGNLLPWAVEVIEQERQRAEQERQRAEQERQRAEQERQQKEKLIAYLQSQGIDPNNLPVD, from the coding sequence ATGGCAACCCAACTCAGTCAAACTAAATCGCCCACTGAACTGGTAATCTCGTGGGAAGCGTTGCCCAACGACTTTCAATTAGAGGATGAACCAGTGGAAAATACAGGTCAGCCAATTTTGGCTGGAGCATTGCGTGAAAGTTTAGAAATCAGTGGTTTCATCCAACCTCAGATGTTGATTGCTTCCAATTTTGGTCTTTGTGCGACTGTGAACAGTCAATTTATTGTTAAAGCACCTGATTGGGTTTATGTTCCTTGTGTCAATCAAGTTTTAGCAGAACGCAAAAGTTACACACCCAATTTAGAAGGTGATGTACCTGCGGTAGTAATGGAATTTTTATCCGAAACTCAAGGAGAAGAATATTCGGTAAAACGAACCTATCCGCCAGGAAAATGGTTTTTTTACGAGCAAGTTTTGCAGGTTCCCACATATGTAATTTTTGACCCCAATGGTGGTTTATTAGAATTTTATCAACTAGAAAATAGACGCTATGAACTAAAGCAGCCAGATGAGAATGGTCGTCATTGGATTGATTCAATAGGTTTATTTTTGGGAACTTGGCAAGGAACAAAAGAAGCTCGAACTGGTTATTGGTTGCGGTGGTGGGATCAGACAGGCAATTTGTTACCATGGGCTGTGGAAGTGATTGAACAAGAACGTCAACGCGCCGAACAAGAACGTCAACGCGCCGAACAAGAACGTCAACGCGCCGAACAAGAACGTCAACAAAAAGAAAAGCTCATAGCCTATTTGCAATCTCAAGGTATTGATCCGAATAACTTGCCTGTAGATTAA
- a CDS encoding Na/Pi symporter — translation MQRLMQILPQGRMWNFLYLTIALMLFFTSLDLLGEGFELLGEGAAETLIATTANPITGFLVGILATTIIQSSSTTTSLTVAIVASGTITPAAAIPIMLGANIGTSVTNTIVALGHYNNRDEFKRAFTGSMVLDYFNIIAALIFLPLELFAHILSWPATQLTNMLVGAGAIELFSPLDIIVDPIANFIVSLTQEMGWIVLIVAFGLLYFSLKGLVSSLKVILDQDLQEKVKKYLFGSWWQAMLFGLGITIAVQSSSITTSVIVPIIALGIVVALQALPYFLGANIGTSTTALLAALSLGSDGGAEGTAALMVALVHMIFDIFAIILLFPIQKIREIPVWLANKTGDVVTKSRVAAIIYIAAIFYLLPFGGIWLTRDWDVATFYEPTVPEQVEAAREEGDINGENTGKSAPHNSQTKDSQ, via the coding sequence ATGCAACGTCTTATGCAAATCTTACCACAAGGCAGGATGTGGAACTTTCTCTATCTCACAATTGCACTGATGTTATTCTTTACCAGTCTTGATTTATTAGGTGAAGGTTTTGAATTATTAGGAGAAGGTGCGGCAGAAACACTAATAGCAACTACTGCTAATCCAATCACTGGCTTTTTAGTAGGAATTTTAGCTACAACCATAATACAAAGTTCATCAACTACTACTTCTTTAACAGTTGCGATTGTTGCATCAGGGACAATTACACCAGCAGCAGCAATTCCAATTATGTTAGGTGCAAATATCGGCACCAGTGTGACTAATACCATTGTTGCCTTAGGTCATTATAATAACAGAGATGAATTCAAGCGGGCATTTACTGGCTCAATGGTGCTTGATTATTTCAATATCATTGCTGCACTAATATTCCTACCTTTAGAACTTTTTGCTCATATCCTATCTTGGCCAGCTACACAGTTGACTAATATGCTTGTAGGTGCAGGTGCAATAGAGTTATTCAGTCCTCTCGATATTATTGTTGATCCAATAGCTAACTTCATTGTTAGTTTAACTCAAGAAATGGGTTGGATTGTTTTAATTGTTGCCTTTGGATTATTGTATTTTTCTCTCAAAGGGCTTGTTAGTTCACTCAAAGTCATACTCGATCAAGATTTACAAGAAAAGGTCAAAAAATATCTTTTTGGCTCATGGTGGCAAGCAATGTTGTTTGGATTGGGAATTACTATTGCCGTCCAAAGTTCTAGTATTACAACCTCAGTAATTGTCCCGATTATCGCCCTTGGTATAGTAGTAGCGCTACAAGCCCTTCCCTATTTTTTGGGTGCAAATATTGGCACTTCAACAACTGCTCTTTTAGCAGCACTTTCGCTAGGGAGCGATGGCGGTGCAGAAGGAACTGCTGCTTTAATGGTGGCATTAGTTCACATGATTTTTGATATTTTTGCCATTATCCTTCTATTTCCAATTCAAAAAATTCGGGAAATTCCAGTCTGGTTGGCAAACAAAACTGGGGATGTGGTTACAAAAAGTCGAGTTGCTGCCATTATTTACATTGCAGCTATATTCTATCTCCTTCCCTTTGGAGGAATCTGGTTAACTAGAGATTGGGATGTAGCAACTTTTTATGAACCGACTGTACCTGAACAAGTTGAAGCAGCCCGCGAAGAGGGTGATATAAATGGTGAAAATACGGGTAAATCTGCACCTCACAACTCACAAACAAAGGACTCACAATAA